The stretch of DNA CTCCGTGATCTCAGTGGCTCCGTGGTTAATTCGTCGGATCTCAAATTCATTCCAAAAACTCAGCGGCGCGAGGGGGGGACTTCGCGCCGCTGAGGTTGGTTGACTGCGTTGTCGCGGAGGCGATCAGTCCTCTTCGTCTTCGTACTCGTACTCGTCGTCTTCCTCGTCGTCATCGAGGTCGTCGTCGTCTTCGTACTCGTAGTCGTAGTCGTCGTCCTCTTCTTCACCCTCTTCGACTTCTTCCCACTCCTCTTCCTCGTCGTCTTCGAGATCGTCGCCTTCGACGTCGTCGTCCTCGAACTCGTCATCGTCTTCTTCGTACTCCTCTTCGGAGTCGTCCTCGTCCTCGTACTCTTCTTCCTCGTCGTCCTCGAGGTCGTCCTCGTCGGCGTCCTCTTCGTCCTCGACGTCGACGTACTCGTACTCGTCGTCGTCATCGATGGGGGCATACGCCCAGACCACACCGGCGGCGGTCGTGACGCGGAGGTCGTCGAGGTCGAGAGGGGAAGCGGCGGTGAGGGTCGTCGTCATGGGACGGCTTCTTATCGAGTCAGTCGTGCGAGAAACGAGGGTGTGACGGGGAATCGGCGCCGCGGGGGCGAAGTCGTTAGACGAGCTGCCCAATTCTTCGACGCTTTCTCCGTCAACGGAAATCAAACTTCAAGCGGTACAGGCGGTAGGTTCGTTTTGAGTTGTCGGCCCCACGCCCCTTGAGCCTTCACCGCGGCCCGGCAGGTCGTCGAGACTACCCAATCCGTAAAGTTCTAGGAATCGCCCCGTGGTTCCGTACAGGAGCGGTCTGCCCAGTTCCTCCGAACGGCCGACGATACGCAGTAAATCGACCTCTAGCAACTGCCGCAAGACATCGCCGCACCCAACGCCGCGGATCGCCTCGATTTCGGCCCGCACGACGGGCTGGCGATAGGCCACGATCGCCAGGGTTTCGGCCGCCGCGCCGGAGAGCCGCGTCGCCGTCGAAGGGCCCTCGAAAAGCCGCTGGAGCCAGGGCGCGTAAGCGGGCCGTGTGGTCAGCCGCAGGCCGCCCGCGACCTCCGTTAGTTCGATCGCGCTGCGCCGAGCCGCGAAACGGCTCCGCAATTTCGCGACTGCCTCACGGACCTCCGCCACGCCGGCGGCGCCCGTTACGGCGGCGATTTTCTTAAGATTCAGCGGCTCTTGAGCCGCCCAGAGAAGGGCCTCGACCGCGCCAGCGAGATCACCGGGCGTGTCGAGGGCTTCGTTCGACCCATCGTTGGAGGAGTCCATCGGCATCGATTCCGTCCCGGTACACGAACCGGACGCTAACGCGTGCCGGCTGATTCTTGCTGTCAGTAGCGGGGACTTCGCCCTGGGATCGGCCAGCTAGTTGCCCTTTATCGCAGCGTCGACGAACGGACCTCGGCGACGAGCGTCTGGACCGCCTCCTCGGGAGTGGCGCCGATGGCGTCGAAACGCCGCTGGAGGCCCGTAGCGTCGCCGGAGACGGGCGCCGAGGCGGTCGCCCGGTAAACGGTGTCGGCGCCGCGTCCCCAGGCCGCCACGTCGGCCTGCGTGGCTCCAGCGGCCAGCAGCGGGGCGGTGAGCCGCTCGCGCTCGAGGCGTTCGAAGTCACCGTCGAGACGCGACGGGTCTTCCTCCTCAAT from Botrimarina mediterranea encodes:
- the scpB gene encoding SMC-Scp complex subunit ScpB, which encodes MDSSNDGSNEALDTPGDLAGAVEALLWAAQEPLNLKKIAAVTGAAGVAEVREAVAKLRSRFAARRSAIELTEVAGGLRLTTRPAYAPWLQRLFEGPSTATRLSGAAAETLAIVAYRQPVVRAEIEAIRGVGCGDVLRQLLEVDLLRIVGRSEELGRPLLYGTTGRFLELYGLGSLDDLPGRGEGSRGVGPTTQNEPTACTA